The DNA segment TCCAAAATTGATAACTTGAAACTTTAAAATCCGAGTAAAATTATGCTTTGTAAACttcgaaattgaattgaattcttCGAAGTCATTCAAATACGATATTAGATATTTCGACAGCAGTTTATACAATATAACGCTTTGTAAAAAGCTCTGTGATGGCGAACCATTGATGAGTGGGATAAAAGGGGGACGTAAGGCATTAAAAAGGCTCAAAGTTCTTAGTAACTTAAATTTTTAAGGAGagatcgaaaatatttaaaatattcagaaCAACTAATAGTGTACTTAGTAGGTGTAGGGGTGTAGGTAAAAATGTTCAGAAGCATTTTTTCGCACACAGTTTTacatgaaaaaaatatatatattaaatcgAAAAGTCctttgaaatatacaaatttttaaattcgaaaatCAACTatcttttttaaatgattatgAGGTTCTTTAGAGTTTCAATAGTTAAAGCGTTATGCAGAAAATTGTTAAAGTATTCAAGAATTTCTCCACCACTCTTGAAATTTATATCTATTTCCAATACATAACAATTTTTCAAGTAGATTATAAGTTATTATGTGAATTTGACTTCTAGTATTTAATAGTCATGCCTATTTTATCATATATAATAACATCCTTTCTTTATTCTAATCCTTTCCGCAGCCATCTGACTTTGAGTACCCGGATAAGTTCGACAAAAGCGACTCGGATACCTCCACAGACATAGACGCCATTGTGGATGAGTATCGTCAGAAGATAAAGGCAagtttaaaatgcattaaattacAGCAAACTCTAATCTCTATCATATGCTTTCTCAGGTCACCACGGCAGGACCTTTGGAGCGCAGTGTGCGTGTGCCAACAGTGAGTTCGTGGCGCGTGACGATCTTCTCGATCATCGTCATTGGCCTGGGCATTGCGCTGTGTGTGGCAGGTCTGATGTTGCACTGGGCTCCAGCTGCCTTCACCGGGGCCATTGGTGTGTTCATTGTGGCCATGATGATGGGCATTATACCGCAGTACACGGGCAGCGTGATCAATGTGAGTCCAGTGCTCTGTGGCATGAGTCTACTGCTGAGCGTGATCTTCTTCTCGGCCTGTGCACTGCACTCGTGGCCGGGAGTGCTTGTCTGGCTGCTGGCTGGACTTGTGCTGCTGATGCGCTGTGATAAATACTGCTGCAATTGCTTCGAGCACACAACCATTCTTAATGCCCAGCTGATACCCAGTGTGTCGGGTAAAACATCGAGTTCAGCAGGTGGCATGACAGCAGCGGCATCATCCACAAGCATAAGGATGCCACGACCGCCAAAGGGAGTGATTAGTTTGCCACAACGTGTGAGCGGAATCAGATGACAATCAGAGTCCTCCGAGGAGGAGGGCGAAGATCTGTTTCATGAGGATTTCAATGTGCGCGATTACGATGAGGAGGATGCCGACGAGGATTGCTGGACTGATTGAAGGACGCCTTTTTAAATGTTAGCTAGGCttttcaaaaatcaattatattataattaaaagaagaaaacactCTCAGCTTAAAGCTAGTATTACTATGCCTTCATTTCTagaaaataaatcgaattatTCAGAATTATGCAactgtgtttattattaaacaatcaAGTCTTTAATCAATTTTGCATTCTGCATTAGATACTCTACAAGTTCAGCTATGATGGACATTACTTCGGTCTTGTAGGCCGCATCCTGAGCCATGGCCAGCTCCAAAAGTTCACTACGATCCACATTCATCCAGTAATCAAACTTTGAGCTATTctcgaatttcaatttcgtgCAAAGATCTGCAGGAATTTTGAACACCGGCAGACAAAGTGCACTCACAATAAGACCCACCAAATGGCCACGTTTGCAGTCCAGCTCAAAGTCCTCTCTGGTTACCTCTTCCGAGGGAATGTCCATCAATTTGAACCTAGCTTGTAGttcatcaaaataatattccaTTATTTCATTGTACATTAAACGACGTTCCTCAATGCTCGAATTAATGTACAGCATAAAGTGTATATCGATTGCCGGTGTGCTGTAGCTGCATAGACCAAAGTCTATAAAGAGACAACCCTGATGGGAGTTGAGGAAAATGTTGCTCCTCGAGAGATCGCGATGAGAGAACACATTGCGCAGCTTCTTCGAAGGTTTGGTTAGTTGATCAGCagcttgcagcagcagctggtaAACATTGTTCTTAATAAACTGCTGCGAAGTGATGTCCTGGAAGGATTTATGCTGAAGAGCAAGGTAGACAATGGCCTAAAGTAAAGtgaagaaatattatttaaatttatagagAATTAttgccaaaataataaaataatatacataaataaatatatttcaaagtaCTTTAAGCCAGAAGGGACCtaacacatttaaaaatgtaattacttTGCTAACTGGTAGAATTCCCAACTGGAACTAAATAGCGGCTATTTAGATTAAGTTTAACAgccaacaaataacaaaagtgTTATGTGAGTGTGGTGAATACATTGGCATACCAAaactaatcaagaatatatatatatatatatatttatattatgaatTTTACTAATATAATGACAATCtttgatttgaaataaaataaaaattaaattaaaaatatataaacaattaatcGATTGTTCGATATTTTCCAAATGATTCTGGCAAACGACTATGATGAATCAGTTTTGTGCTcaaagatagagagaaagcATTTTActagtaattataattaagtatGATGAATATTAACATCTGATCGTagtgaaatcaataaaattagtaAGTTAATAATTAGTACTATAACCTTAGgaacattttagtatttctacgatataaaaatttgttatattttaagaataataccgtactGTTATGCtcatattcaaaatgggtagcacgtatctcacagtcaagaaCACTCGACTGAcgctttcttacatgtttctttaattatttatataattaaatctCACCTTAAGTCCGGTTAAGTACCATTTGTTTTCGCTGCTTAGCAGAAACTCTTCGAGTTCATTGGGAAACTGTTCTACAAGACAAGTTTGCTCTGCTCGCTCCCAAGCAATGCTTGCCGCATGCAGTGTGGCCAGCTGTTGCAAAATAACGCGATAGTGCTGAATAGTAATGacctcttgttgttgcagttgcttaGAGCTGAGCGTAAGATCCTCCAACACCAGCAGATCATCACGGGCCAGAAAACAATCGCAGCTAAATTGGCGCTTAGCTGAGATAAGAAATTATTTGTAGACATTTAAATCGACACTTTAGATTTTCAAACTCACCATATTCACGCAGTTTGGGCAGTATTTTCTTGTAGATAGCACTCTCTTTTTTAAGCACACCATAGAGCTCCAATTCCTTGCGAAATTCCAGATTCTTTTGCGGGAGTGTCTTCACAAAAAACTGATGCACTTTCGTGGTAGCTGGCGATCCTGTTGCGCTCACTATGCGCAGCACATAATACTCTCCCAGGAAGCCCGCGTTCTGCTTGAGTTGCTGCAATTGTATCTCAACAATGGGCAGTTCCTTGCCATTTTGTCGTCGTAGAATGTGCAAAGACTCGTCGTGACTGATTAGCTGAGTGGCTGCCATCGTTTGGCAAGTGTTCGCAATAAACTGAAACTCGTATTAGAATTCTACACACGAATAAACACAACTGataagtaaacaaacaaaaaacgataAAGCAAActtgatttcgtttttatacccgctacccatagggtagaagggtattataactatgtgccggcaggaaatgtatgtaacaggtagaaggaggcatctccgaccctataaagtatatatattctttatctgcgtcaacagccaagacgatcTAGTCATGTCCGCCTGTCCGTCAAACCGTATGAagcactggatctcagagactataagagatagagctattgtataattttttttcgccagcatttgttatgtttgcgcgctgatcaagtttgtttcaaatttttgccacgcccacttccgccccccgcaaaacaacaaaaattttggtatatacaataataactatattaCTTGTGATTCCTGGAAATTTGGTAGCGATCAGacaaaaattgtcgaagttgttaaagaaatacttttgtatgagcaaaaacgcctactagggatcttagttgctttggatgacaatctggtatattgtgccgtatatggtatattttgaatgtggtactatatagatataccaaatataccatttggtatatttgcagtatttttacagcatttttgaaaatttgatttatttattttgaaaataataccgcaatattttgcttttattcaaaatgggtattggggtatctcacagtcgaacacactcgactatagctttcttacttgtttaatctattgtatattatatgctTTTTCCATGACGTAATCAACTAATTCCTCAATGGGCAGCATTATCTTCTCTTCGTAGCCGGGCTGTAGTTTTATCACTCGCAAATAAAAATCGCTACGATCAGAGTTCAGATAATAGTCGAATTTATCCGGTTCCTCAGCGCGCATGCGATTCGTGATATCTGCCGAGACTTTCGTCTGCGGTTCCGTTAAAGCCCACATGGTCAAGGCGACCAGACGAGTTCGTTGACACTCGGCCAAAAAGCTATCTCTACTAATTGTATCAGCTGAGAGTCCAAGTCGTTGAAATTCTGCTTGGAGACACTTGAAGTAGTGCTCTAAACAGACATCGTAGATCTCTCGTCGTTGACTTGCCGTGGGCACAATGTAGAGCAGAAAGAGCACATCGAGAAGCGGAGAACAATATTCGGCCAACTGAAAGTCGACTATGCAGCACGATTGTGGCAAGCTATCTGTGGGCTGGGCGAAACCAAAGAATATATTTCGATCCCAAGTGTCGCGATGGCAGAGCACATTTCTTATGCTGCTCGAGGCTTTAACTAATTCCTGACTTTGACTCAGCAGTTGGAAGAGTTGCTCCTTGATGAACTTTTGAGCAGCCGGTGTTTGATATTTTGGATGACGAGAAGCCAGAAAAACGATGCCCTAGTAGGAGTTTAAGTACACAATTAATTATTggctaataataaataaatataaatgaaatatatatttctaaaacAGTGTAATCTTGATAAactacacagagagaaaaaatttagattgaattaatttttcaattccaagattaaatctttttattttaagattaaaatcttgcTTCGTGAATGTTCTGTTCTAGATTGAAAAATTAAGTATTCTTTGTCATGCATTGTATTTTTGGGTTGCTTTATAAAAAGTTGAATtctaaaattcttttaattcttttaattttaaaaatgtgttcGCTTCCCTTAAAACTTCAGAAAACTATTTGATCTAAAAGCAGAACTAATCTTCAACTAAAAGTATAATAACATTCTACGAATAAACTAAGCCCTTCACTCTAATGATCCATATTTAAGCCTACCTTTAAGCCCGTTTGGCACCATTCATTCTCGATGCTCAGAAATAGTTCGAAGAGCACATTTTGAAAGCGTTCACCTATGTTGAACTTTTCCCGTTCTTCCCAGGCAATGCTGGCTGCATGCAGTGCTGCCAAATGCTCCAAAACTAGCTTGTAATGATCCAAAGTATAACTCTCTGTGGGATTGAGGTGTCTAAAATTCTGCGTGAGATCCTCCAACACCATCACATCATCTCGACTGTAGTAGCACTTTGGATATAGTTTTCGACTTGCTggtaaaatacattaaattgatttaattttaagacTCTACTTGATATGCCAAACTCACCATAACGCTGCACATTAGGTAATATATCCTTGTAGATAGTTGTTTCCTTGCGAAAAACTCCTTTGCGCTCGCATTCGGCTCTTTGTGGTGGATTATTGTATGGCAAACTCTTGACAAAGTAATGCAACTCTTGTTGGATCTTCAACTTTTGATGTTGCACTTGCAAATGCAGTTTGTAGTATTCACCCATGTAGCCCATCAAATCCTTGTCACCTGGATTTAGTTGCCAATCCAATAGCAATAAATTGTCATCGTCTTCTTTTAATTGAAGTGTGCGTTGTGCTATTAATCGACATTCCTCTGTGCTGAGTAATTGTTCCATGGATGCTGCCGGTTTTGTCTAATGTTGGTTGTCGACTAATCAGAGAGAAAAGCAGCTGGCCAGATGCTAGGCATTATCAGTTGCCTGCTGATTATACCACGATTACACAAGATTACCCTTCCTAAGCGGGAATCAAAGCTGTTTCACTctacaaaaaattaacaaatgatTTATTTCACAATAAACAGTCGTCAGCTGTTTGAAAGCTCCATACAATAAATTCcatacatttcaaaaatattttaattggtttGTAGTAAATGCATTctctaaatgaaattataaaacaaaaaaaaaacaaagaaacaaccaaaactattgaaattaattatgaaattattactAAAGAACTTATTAACTTTTTGTTCTAATAACAAATGTAGAATTGTTAAACAGaataatgtataatattattatttatttttaaattataaacaaaaaaaggggAAACATTtcgtaaaaatattaaaaaaaaatatttacagcatttttttttaagccaTAAACTATTTACAGtcttttttaaagtaaaaaaatatgtacaataGTTTTCATTTCTCTTGACTGTTTCATTAATAAAGtaagaattaatttaatgttacaatttcattttacaaatggtaacaattgtaaatttttgttaatgcCATTATTTTGACTTAGTAAGTGtgtaataaattgttaaataaatattttgtattgtttatttatttttctttctgcaATCACATTATTTTTGTGAGTGTATGAATGTTTatcaattacttttattttcaagAAAGCATATTCAGCAATCTCAACTACAAATTAATTCCCGTTGAGGTTTTCGCTGATAAGATAATCTTTTTGAAGAGAGTGCGCACGACTTCGTTGATAAAGCAAATGTGTTACTAGGTAAACGAATTTTGGGGGTGTAAACAAAGCACAAACTGAAGATAAGAGAACATCATTTGGCTTGTTTAAAGTATGTCAACTTTAATAAATCCTCAATACAATCGAATAAATAAGATTTGTAATCCTCGTGCTCAAGCATTAAATTCAACAGACTATCAGTGCGATTCACGTTACAATAACGATGAAATTCATCTGGTTGTTCGTCTTTCAGTTTCTTCAGATAGTTCTCTGGCAAACGTAGCAATGTGGCTGTAATGCAATTGTAGGTGGCACCAAACATCGCCAGATCCTTCAAAGATTGCTCAAAGTCTTTCCGTGTAAGTTTTTCCTTGGTCGCATCAATTCCCATATCGTTTAACTCTGCCAACAGTTGATCGTGGTAATAATTGAGATTGCGCTGCTGCATCTGCTTGCGATCTTTGGGCTCCACATTCAAATAGCTGGCCATTAGGAAGTCAATAGCTGGTGGCGCATAGCGACACAGTTGAAAGTCCACCAGGGCGCAACAAACATCTTCAGGCTGTTGCTTGTGATAGAAAACGTTGCCACTCCAGGCATCGCGATGTAAAAACACATTGCGATGCACAGCCGATGGATTgatcataaagtatatattgtCTAGACAACGCGGCAGAACATTGGCAATAAAAGCTTGAGCAGCTTCATCGTCACGAACCAAAGGATGCGTTGCAGTCGCTGACAAAATGGCCTTTGAAAAGAGGCAAAAAATAACTTAAGAATTGAGtgaacaaattcaaattacctTTATGCCTGTGGTCCACCAGTCAATGTCGGGATCCATAGACTTCTCCTGCAGCCAATTCCTAAACTGAACGCCAATTGTGCAGCGATGACgttgctcatacgccacgCTGCTCGCGTGCAACGTTGCCAGGGCCTTGAGCAGAGGTCGCAGCTGCTGTTCGCTGAGGAAACGTGTGCTCGATGGCAATGAGGCGTAGCCCAAGTCCTCAATATTCTGCATAACAAACAGATCATCGCGAGTATAATAGCACTTGGCACACCAAAAATGTTTAGCTAAaatagcaaattaaaaataataaaatgcaactcCAATCATAAAGAAACTTCACGACTTACAGAATAACTTTAATTCATTGAGCAGCGTTTCATAGAGCATCGCTTCCTTTTTATGTATGGACTTCTTTTCCTCGTAAGACAACTTGTCTAAATTTTGATAAACCGACTTGACAAACAAGCGTTTTGTGCGTTCTTCCGTCTCCTGATCCAATTGATAACTGAGTATTAGATGATAGTATTCGCCTAGGAAACCAACATGTTCAATGGCTggcaatatttcaaattcttttAGTTTTCCCTGTTGCTTTTCATCTTGCAGCACAGACATTAAGATCTTTTCGCATTCCTCAAATTTGAACATTTCCAAGCTATTTGCACGCGTTAATGCTGGATTGTAGTCCGCTTTAGCCATGgcgataaatttgttatttaccgtgcgtatacttaatgccACTGCGTAGTTCGACAGCCGGCTGTCAACTGTTTACACGTTTGTTTTCCACGCTGCAAAACTAGTTTTAGCTGATACCCTAACAAATACAACTTTATTAGCTATTTACAATCACACAAAATTATGtacatttaatacaatattttagtCTCTTCCTACGCGTATTAAACGTTctctttttataattaagcATCTTTTCAATAAATACCTTCTTGtataattatcattatttttaaataatttaactatataaaaagctttgaaattcacatttataaattttaattatatccTTTTTTATACAAAAGCTTTTCTTTAACTATTCGtattaaatagtatattatgCAGATAGAAACTGTAGGCTGGTAAGAAGTGAAAgtctatatttttaatgagttGTAGTTTGCTTttcaaacaacaataaaattattgtaagCCATAACCTCAAATATGAATCCTGTTTAGAAATGAGTACAACAAATAtggtttaaattatttttattaatttataatgggTACAAAACTTGGTTAGGAATTCttgcagtaaataaatatatatacatatataaattaaatacgtTATGTTATAAAGAGCATACAATATTCGCTAAATAATAGTACTATCTTTATGAAATGCTTATCGCTTGCACAgttcttttattaaatgtcCAATAAATAGGTGAAAATATCTCTTGCTAACGCTCTTGCTCTATAATTGAAGCATAGCGACTTCCATGACTTGCCCACAGCACATTTCCATTGCCTCTTTAAATTCAGCATTATCTTCCATATGTTTCAAGATGATTTCACTGCGATCGACGTACTTAAAATCGTTTGTGACGAACTCTTTGGGCACTTTGATTACcgttgcagcaacagcgttGTAGACAACGGCAAACAGACGAAACTCTTCATAGGAGTCCAGCAGTTCAGCTTTCGATATAAATTCCTCTGATTTCAAACCAAACTCTTCTAAGTCCTGTTTTAACCAGTCATAATAGAAATCAATGCATTTGCCTTCTAAGCGGAGTCGCTGCTCATATGTCAGATTCAAATAGAGACTGAAACATAAATCAATTGCTGGTGGTGTATAGCGAGAAGTTTGGAAATCCACTAGAACAACAGCATCCTCACGTTTGAAGGGAAAAAATATGTTGCCAGCCCATAAATCACGATGGCAGAGCACATTTCTATACTTTGTAGAGGGTGAAACCTGTTGATAAACTCGCTGCAAAATCTCCTCCAATTGCGAGTtgataaaatcaagattttcaCCTGTCTGATAATGTGGCAGACTTCTAATGACAGCTATAATGGCCGAGAGACCCGTCGTAAACCAGGCTATATCAGCTGACACCGTAATCTCTTGCAATCGGTGACCAAACTCATCGCCAATATTGATACCTTCATGCTGTTCGTAAATAAAACTGGAAGCATGAAAAGCGGCCAATGTTCGGAGCACTTGAAGTAGTTGCTCCTCCTCTAGCAAAGTGCTTGGTGAGTTGAGATAACCATTTAGTTTCAGATTCTCGAAGACACAGAGATCAGGgcgtgaataaaagcaatcaGCGCTCCACTTGAGTTTGGCTAGAAAATGGAATTAAATAGAAACGAAATTCATTTGGTGGCTGAGTAAATGGAGTACGCACAatattgttgcatttttggcaaGATGTTTTCATACAGCCACGCCTCTTTGCGAAAGATCGCCTCCTTTTCGAGCTCATCGCTTTGCTGGGGCACGCCCTTCACGAACAGTTCgatttgcaatatattttctgaGTCAGCctgaaagtaggcaacacaaTTTTAACTTtggatattttaaattttgcttggttttaattaaattttattaaataagcttgttgtattttattttttgtaaagcTGCActataattcaaaaaatttaattgaatattggtcgaaaaatattgattgattgattttacagccaacaattttttttttaatttgaaaatttgttatattttgtttgtttctgccttttgctttgctgtcgTTATTGGCATGACGTTACCGTTAAGTAAACAATGTTCTTAAGCCATAcgtgtttaaaataaatttaataaatttacggTCTCGCTGAATTTTCTGTGGAATTGGCCAgatattgtttttgtaattaagtGTGGCGAATGGAAGTCTATTTACACCTTAATATGTTGACATATTcagattaaaataatattatacatgTATTAATTTTACATGAATAGTGGCATATTGATAAGAAGTATATTcttataaatgttta comes from the Drosophila sulfurigaster albostrigata strain 15112-1811.04 chromosome 2L, ASM2355843v2, whole genome shotgun sequence genome and includes:
- the LOC133843972 gene encoding uncharacterized protein LOC133843972, with amino-acid sequence MAATQLISHDESLHILRRQNGKELPIVEIQLQQLKQNAGFLGEYYVLRIVSATGSPATTKVHQFFVKTLPQKNLEFRKELELYGVLKKESAIYKKILPKLREYAKRQFSCDCFLARDDLLVLEDLTLSSKQLQQQEVITIQHYRVILQQLATLHAASIAWERAEQTCLVEQFPNELEEFLLSSENKWYLTGLKAIVYLALQHKSFQDITSQQFIKNNVYQLLLQAADQLTKPSKKLRNVFSHRDLSRSNIFLNSHQGCLFIDFGLCSYSTPAIDIHFMLYINSSIEERRLMYNEIMEYYFDELQARFKLMDIPSEEVTREDFELDCKRGHLVGLIVSALCLPVFKIPADLCTKLKFENSSKFDYWMNVDRSELLELAMAQDAAYKTEVMSIIAELVEYLMQNAKLIKDLIV
- the LOC133850470 gene encoding uncharacterized protein LOC133850470; amino-acid sequence: MCNSSKLELADDYLRIVDYDWERDISAIGYLGDYYALTLRYCIADSENILQIELFVKGVPQQSDELEKEAIFRKEAWLYENILPKMQQYSKLKWSADCFYSRPDLCVFENLKLNGYLNSPSTLLEEEQLLQVLRTLAAFHASSFIYEQHEGINIGDEFGHRLQEITVSADIAWFTTGLSAIIAVIRSLPHYQTGENLDFINSQLEEILQRVYQQVSPSTKYRNVLCHRDLWAGNIFFPFKREDAVVLVDFQTSRYTPPAIDLCFSLYLNLTYEQRLRLEGKCIDFYYDWLKQDLEEFGLKSEEFISKAELLDSYEEFRLFAVVYNAVAATVIKVPKEFVTNDFKYVDRSEIILKHMEDNAEFKEAMEMCCGQVMEVAMLQL
- the LOC133850543 gene encoding uncharacterized protein LOC133850543, coding for MEQLLSTEECRLIAQRTLQLKEDDDNLLLLDWQLNPGDKDLMGYMGEYYKLHLQVQHQKLKIQQELHYFVKSLPYNNPPQRAECERKGVFRKETTIYKDILPNVQRYASRKLYPKCYYSRDDVMVLEDLTQNFRHLNPTESYTLDHYKLVLEHLAALHAASIAWEEREKFNIGERFQNVLFELFLSIENEWCQTGLKGIVFLASRHPKYQTPAAQKFIKEQLFQLLSQSQELVKASSSIRNVLCHRDTWDRNIFFGFAQPTDSLPQSCCIVDFQLAEYCSPLLDVLFLLYIVPTASQRREIYDVCLEHYFKCLQAEFQRLGLSADTISRDSFLAECQRTRLVALTMWALTEPQTKVSADITNRMRAEEPDKFDYYLNSDRSDFYLRVIKLQPGYEEKIMLPIEELVDYVMEKAYNIQ
- the LOC133850578 gene encoding uncharacterized protein LOC133850578, with the translated sequence MAKADYNPALTRANSLEMFKFEECEKILMSVLQDEKQQGKLKEFEILPAIEHVGFLGEYYHLILSYQLDQETEERTKRLFVKSVYQNLDKLSYEEKKSIHKKEAMLYETLLNELKLFSKHFWCAKCYYTRDDLFVMQNIEDLGYASLPSSTRFLSEQQLRPLLKALATLHASSVAYEQRHRCTIGVQFRNWLQEKSMDPDIDWWTTGIKAILSATATHPLVRDDEAAQAFIANVLPRCLDNIYFMINPSAVHRNVFLHRDAWSGNVFYHKQQPEDVCCALVDFQLCRYAPPAIDFLMASYLNVEPKDRKQMQQRNLNYYHDQLLAELNDMGIDATKEKLTRKDFEQSLKDLAMFGATYNCITATLLRLPENYLKKLKDEQPDEFHRYCNVNRTDSLLNLMLEHEDYKSYLFDCIEDLLKLTYFKQAK